One window of the Chryseobacterium camelliae genome contains the following:
- the miaB gene encoding tRNA (N6-isopentenyl adenosine(37)-C2)-methylthiotransferase MiaB, with protein MQEKYIDETKQGEAFAIAERSGNSKKLFLESYGCQMNFSDSEIVASILNEQGYNTTLKVEEADLILLNTCSIREKAEQTVRMRLSQFKNLKKERPNMTVGVLGCMAERLKTKFLEEEQLVDLVVGPDAYRDLPNLLKETEDGRDAINVILSKEETYAGINPVRLGGNGVTAYVTITRGCDNMCTFCVVPFTRGRERSRDPHSIIEECKSLRDSGYKEITLLGQNVDSYLWYGGGPKKDFAKASEMQKLTAVNFAQLLDMVALAVPEMRIRFSTSNPQDMSLDVFRMIAKHENICKYVHLPVQSGSNNMLLAMNRQHTREEYLELIRKAKEIVPDIAFSQDMIVGFCNETEEDHQDTLSLMKEVEYDYGYMFAYSERPGTPAHKKMEDNIPADIKQRRLAEVIALQGELSRNRMKSYVGKTHQVLIEGTSKKNENQWKGRNSQNAVCVFDKLEGQKIGDIVNVFVFDNTQGTLLGETVQ; from the coding sequence GTGCAGGAAAAATATATAGACGAAACCAAACAGGGAGAAGCGTTTGCCATTGCAGAAAGATCCGGCAACTCCAAGAAACTTTTTCTGGAAAGCTATGGCTGCCAGATGAATTTTTCAGATTCTGAGATTGTGGCTTCTATCCTTAATGAACAGGGATATAATACTACCCTGAAAGTGGAGGAGGCAGACCTTATCCTTCTGAATACATGCTCTATCCGTGAAAAAGCGGAGCAGACCGTAAGGATGAGGCTTTCCCAGTTTAAAAACCTTAAAAAGGAGCGGCCGAATATGACGGTAGGGGTTTTAGGATGCATGGCAGAAAGGTTGAAAACCAAATTCCTTGAAGAGGAACAGCTGGTAGACCTTGTGGTAGGCCCTGATGCTTACCGGGATCTGCCAAACCTTCTGAAAGAAACCGAAGACGGCAGGGATGCCATCAACGTAATCCTTTCCAAAGAGGAAACCTATGCAGGCATCAATCCTGTGCGTCTGGGTGGCAACGGTGTTACTGCCTATGTTACCATTACCAGGGGATGCGATAATATGTGTACCTTCTGCGTGGTGCCTTTCACGAGGGGGCGCGAAAGAAGCCGCGACCCGCACTCTATCATCGAAGAATGTAAAAGCTTACGTGACAGCGGCTATAAAGAAATTACCCTTTTGGGGCAGAACGTAGACTCTTATCTGTGGTATGGAGGAGGGCCGAAAAAGGACTTCGCCAAAGCTTCGGAAATGCAGAAGCTTACTGCTGTTAATTTTGCCCAGCTGCTGGACATGGTGGCTTTAGCAGTACCGGAAATGAGGATCCGTTTTTCTACTTCAAACCCTCAGGATATGAGCCTTGACGTATTCAGGATGATCGCCAAACATGAGAATATCTGCAAATATGTGCACCTTCCGGTACAGAGCGGAAGCAACAATATGCTTCTGGCCATGAACCGCCAGCACACGCGTGAAGAATACCTGGAGCTGATCAGAAAAGCAAAGGAGATTGTTCCGGACATCGCATTCTCTCAGGATATGATCGTAGGGTTCTGCAATGAAACCGAAGAAGACCACCAGGATACATTGAGCCTGATGAAGGAAGTGGAATACGATTACGGATATATGTTTGCCTATTCGGAACGTCCCGGAACGCCTGCCCATAAGAAAATGGAAGATAATATCCCTGCAGACATCAAGCAGAGGCGTCTGGCAGAAGTGATTGCTTTGCAGGGCGAACTTTCCAGGAACAGGATGAAGTCGTATGTAGGAAAGACACATCAGGTACTTATTGAAGGAACTTCAAAGAAGAATGAGAACCAGTGGAAGGGAAGGAATTCCCAGAATGCCGTTTGTGTATTCGATAAACTAGAAGGACAGAAGATAGGTGACATTGTGAACGTTTTTGTCTTCGACAATACACAGGGCACGCTTTTAGGGGAGACCGTTCAATAA
- a CDS encoding MFS transporter, which translates to MISESLKKYYVIAWVFGFVFYFLDYVIRSAPAVMIPELVSNFNTTELKLISMVGTYYYTYSTCSLIAGIALDKFGGKRSVFAGTFILGIGCLLFLLSSQAAGITGRLLQGAGCAFAFPGCVYLASKGFSSKSLATAIGVTQCIGMLGGTAGQFVVGPWIKEGMNINTFWLWSGIITLITAIVLFFVIPRETKENDQEEKALGLLEPYKIVFRNPQSWLCGIISGLLFAPTTIFAMTWAVAFFQKDKGFEFSDAAMTSAMVAFGWVFGCPLLGFITDKIGLRKPVLAGGAILMILSLLQLAYLPDLYPAKFSMFILGIGSGAAMIPYSVIKEANPDYVKGSATGAINFITFGVTTLLNPVFSRWFGKSLGIEPGNIHFQHSVLFWIAGIVLAIFISLLLRETGRKVNVAAN; encoded by the coding sequence ATGATTAGCGAATCCCTGAAGAAGTATTATGTCATTGCCTGGGTTTTCGGGTTTGTTTTCTATTTCCTTGACTATGTCATCAGGTCTGCGCCGGCCGTAATGATCCCTGAACTGGTCAGTAACTTCAATACAACGGAGCTGAAACTGATCAGTATGGTCGGGACCTATTATTATACCTATTCCACGTGCAGCCTTATTGCGGGGATTGCCCTGGATAAATTCGGCGGTAAGCGTTCCGTATTTGCCGGTACCTTCATTCTGGGAATAGGATGCCTGCTGTTTCTGCTGTCCAGTCAGGCGGCTGGAATTACAGGCCGGCTCTTGCAGGGTGCAGGATGTGCTTTTGCATTTCCCGGCTGTGTGTACCTGGCGAGCAAAGGTTTTTCTTCAAAATCCCTTGCAACCGCCATCGGGGTAACCCAGTGTATCGGCATGCTTGGCGGAACTGCCGGACAGTTTGTTGTTGGACCATGGATTAAGGAAGGGATGAACATCAACACCTTCTGGCTTTGGTCCGGGATTATTACCCTTATCACAGCCATTGTGCTGTTTTTTGTAATTCCCCGCGAAACGAAGGAAAATGATCAGGAAGAAAAGGCTTTGGGTTTACTGGAACCCTATAAGATCGTCTTCAGGAACCCCCAGTCATGGCTGTGCGGAATCATTTCCGGGCTGCTGTTTGCGCCCACTACTATTTTTGCCATGACCTGGGCAGTCGCATTTTTCCAGAAAGATAAGGGATTTGAATTTTCCGATGCCGCGATGACGAGTGCTATGGTAGCGTTCGGCTGGGTGTTCGGCTGTCCGTTGCTGGGCTTTATTACAGATAAAATTGGCCTTAGGAAACCTGTTCTTGCTGGAGGAGCCATCCTGATGATCCTGAGCCTGCTTCAGCTGGCTTACCTGCCGGACCTGTATCCGGCTAAGTTTAGCATGTTTATCCTCGGGATTGGCTCAGGAGCGGCAATGATCCCATATTCCGTCATCAAGGAAGCAAACCCTGATTATGTAAAGGGAAGTGCTACGGGAGCTATTAATTTTATTACTTTCGGCGTAACGACGCTGCTTAATCCTGTATTCAGCAGATGGTTTGGGAAGAGTCTCGGAATAGAACCCGGAAATATACATTTTCAGCATTCGGTTCTGTTCTGGATTGCAGGGATTGTACTCGCTATTTTCATTTCATTACTGCTTAGGGAGACAGGCAGAAAAGTAAATGTTGCAGCGAACTGA
- a CDS encoding thiamine pyrophosphate-dependent enzyme has translation MAKNIAEQIVEMLENAQVKRIYAVTGDSLNHLNIAVKKSSIEWIHVRHEEAGAYAAAAEAELDGFAVCAGSCGPGHVHLINGVYEAHRSHLPMLVIASTIQSDEMGMDYFQETNTIKLFDDCSYYNQMITRPEQVERTVQTAIQHAISKKGVAVIGLPGDVSELEAEESITSSQIFRTNPVIRPSDEELHRLADMINENKKVTLFCGIGAENAASEVIQLSKYLKAPVGYSFRGKMAIQPNNPNEVGLTGLLGLPSAYHAMHEADLVVLLGTDFPYKKFMPVKNKIVQIDESAERLGRRAKLELGLSGDIKETLRALLPLLKEKTDTNFLNQQLEFYEKVKENQMTYVKDPGAKDAIQPEYVTYLLDRIAEKDAIFTVDTGMCCVWGARFISGTGERKMLGSFNHGSMANAMPMAIGASLAYPGKQVIAMCGDGGLSMLLGDMATILQYRLPVKLIVFNNRALGMVKLEMEVGGMPDNETDMINPDFAMIAQAMGYPGKNVRNPEEVEQAIKECLSHTGPYLLNIFTNPNALALPPKIEMNQVLGMTKSMAQLMLGGKMDEVMDTVKSNYKHIKDLL, from the coding sequence ATGGCTAAAAACATAGCTGAGCAGATCGTTGAAATGCTCGAAAATGCCCAGGTAAAAAGAATCTATGCAGTAACCGGCGACAGCCTGAACCATCTGAATATTGCTGTTAAGAAAAGCAGTATCGAATGGATTCATGTGAGGCATGAAGAAGCCGGTGCCTATGCAGCTGCTGCCGAAGCTGAACTTGATGGCTTTGCCGTTTGTGCAGGAAGTTGCGGACCAGGGCACGTTCACCTGATCAACGGCGTCTATGAGGCCCACCGTTCCCATCTTCCGATGCTGGTCATCGCTTCCACCATCCAGAGTGATGAAATGGGAATGGATTACTTCCAGGAAACCAATACCATTAAGCTTTTTGATGACTGCAGCTATTACAACCAGATGATTACCAGGCCGGAGCAGGTGGAACGCACCGTACAGACTGCCATCCAGCATGCCATCTCCAAAAAAGGAGTTGCTGTGATCGGGCTGCCGGGAGACGTTTCCGAGCTGGAAGCTGAGGAATCCATCACTTCTTCCCAGATATTCAGGACGAATCCGGTGATCCGCCCTTCCGATGAAGAGTTGCATCGCTTGGCAGACATGATCAATGAAAATAAGAAAGTAACCCTCTTCTGTGGAATCGGTGCTGAAAATGCTGCGAGTGAAGTCATTCAGCTATCTAAATACCTGAAGGCTCCGGTAGGCTACTCATTCAGGGGGAAAATGGCCATACAGCCGAATAATCCCAATGAGGTGGGCCTTACAGGCCTTTTAGGCCTTCCTTCGGCCTATCATGCGATGCATGAAGCAGATCTGGTAGTCTTGCTGGGAACCGATTTCCCGTATAAAAAATTCATGCCGGTTAAAAATAAGATCGTTCAGATTGATGAAAGTGCTGAAAGACTGGGGCGGAGAGCAAAACTTGAACTCGGGCTGTCCGGTGATATCAAAGAAACCCTGAGAGCCCTGTTGCCTCTCTTAAAAGAAAAAACGGACACAAATTTCCTTAACCAGCAACTGGAATTCTATGAAAAAGTAAAGGAAAACCAGATGACCTATGTGAAAGATCCAGGTGCTAAAGATGCCATTCAGCCGGAATACGTAACTTACCTGCTGGACCGGATTGCCGAAAAGGATGCTATTTTTACGGTAGATACCGGAATGTGCTGCGTCTGGGGCGCAAGGTTCATCAGCGGAACCGGAGAACGGAAAATGTTAGGATCATTCAATCATGGTTCCATGGCCAATGCAATGCCGATGGCAATAGGAGCCTCCCTAGCCTATCCGGGAAAGCAGGTGATTGCCATGTGTGGTGACGGAGGATTATCCATGTTGTTGGGCGATATGGCCACCATCCTTCAGTACAGGCTACCGGTAAAGCTGATTGTGTTCAACAACAGGGCTTTAGGAATGGTAAAGCTGGAAATGGAAGTGGGAGGAATGCCCGATAATGAAACGGATATGATCAATCCTGATTTCGCCATGATTGCTCAGGCTATGGGATATCCCGGTAAAAACGTACGCAATCCTGAAGAAGTGGAGCAGGCCATTAAAGAATGCCTCAGTCATACAGGGCCTTACCTGCTCAATATATTCACAAACCCTAATGCACTTGCACTGCCGCCGAAAATTGAAATGAACCAGGTATTAGGAATGACGAAATCCATGGCACAGCTGATGCTCGGCGGAAAGATGGATGAGGTAATGGATACCGTGAAGAGCAATTACAAGCACATTAAAGACCTGTTATGA
- the lysA gene encoding diaminopimelate decarboxylase, translating to MNATDLLQIANEYGTPVYVYDAESIKTQYEKLTSSFLKHTKFFYAAKALTNINILKYVKSLGASLDCVSINEVKLGLKAGFPKEKILFTPNCVDLAEIEEAMQQGVHINIDNMSILEQFGNKYGNTYPIFVRINPHIFAGGNYKISTGHIDSKFGISIHQLRHIERVMKTTNLNVEGLHMHTGSEIKDPEVFLQALDIMLELAENFPNLKYLDMGSGFKIPYQSTEEETDVKTLGKKVEKVIADYSKTTGRKFELWFEPGKFLVGKSGYLLVKANVIKQTTATVFVGVNSGFNHLIRPMFYDSYHVIENLSNPKGAERIYTVVGNICETDTFAWDRKLNEVREGDILAFNNAGAYGFEMSSNFNSRLKPAEVLFLDGKAHLIRKRDEFEDLLKNQIEVL from the coding sequence ATGAATGCAACAGATTTGTTACAGATTGCCAATGAATATGGCACACCGGTGTATGTTTATGATGCCGAATCTATTAAAACTCAATATGAGAAACTTACCTCTTCTTTTTTAAAACACACGAAGTTCTTCTATGCAGCGAAGGCTTTAACCAATATCAATATCCTTAAATACGTCAAAAGCCTGGGGGCATCCCTGGACTGTGTATCCATCAATGAAGTTAAACTTGGGCTGAAAGCAGGTTTTCCGAAGGAAAAAATACTGTTTACCCCCAACTGTGTAGACCTGGCAGAGATTGAAGAGGCGATGCAGCAAGGCGTGCATATCAATATCGATAATATGTCCATCCTCGAGCAGTTCGGGAACAAATACGGGAATACGTATCCTATCTTCGTAAGGATCAATCCGCATATTTTTGCAGGCGGGAACTATAAAATTTCCACCGGGCATATAGACAGCAAGTTCGGGATCTCCATCCACCAGCTGAGGCATATCGAAAGGGTGATGAAGACCACAAATCTGAATGTGGAAGGGCTGCATATGCATACCGGAAGTGAGATCAAGGATCCTGAAGTATTTTTGCAGGCGTTGGACATTATGCTTGAACTTGCGGAAAACTTCCCGAACCTGAAATACCTGGACATGGGAAGCGGATTTAAAATCCCTTATCAGAGCACTGAAGAGGAAACTGATGTGAAGACATTAGGTAAAAAAGTTGAAAAAGTAATTGCAGACTATTCCAAGACAACGGGAAGGAAATTCGAGTTATGGTTTGAGCCGGGAAAATTCCTGGTAGGTAAAAGCGGTTACCTTCTGGTAAAGGCTAATGTGATCAAGCAAACGACAGCTACTGTTTTCGTGGGTGTGAACTCAGGATTCAATCACCTGATCCGTCCTATGTTCTACGATTCTTACCATGTTATTGAAAACCTTTCCAACCCTAAAGGTGCTGAAAGGATTTATACTGTAGTAGGGAACATCTGTGAGACTGATACTTTTGCCTGGGACAGGAAGCTGAACGAAGTAAGGGAAGGCGATATCCTGGCATTCAACAATGCAGGAGCCTATGGTTTTGAAATGAGTTCCAATTTCAATTCAAGGCTGAAGCCAGCGGAAGTTTTATTTCTTGACGGTAAGGCACACCTGATCCGTAAGCGTGATGAATTTGAAGACTTGCTGAAAAATCAGATCGAAGTATTGTAA